A single region of the Bacteroidota bacterium genome encodes:
- the rlmD gene encoding 23S rRNA (uracil(1939)-C(5))-methyltransferase RlmD, with protein sequence MMQKGDEVTLNIDNLSGDGKTVARLDGMVYFVDRAVPGDIVRARVWKVKKNFADARAVEVLTPSPFRTAPKCKHFGVCGGCKWQDLAYEAQLRFKHKLVVDAFERIGGFVDPVVHPVLGCEDPYFYRNKMEFTFSNYRWLTDEEVHRKEPAEPAVALGLHVPERYDKVVNLEECWLQSELSAAIVNTIREVCKVWNLSVYSTETQEGYMRHLVIREGKRTGDVMVNLVTSADWPEGMAKLSGLLCKQFPQITTIVNNITTRRSMVARGEVEKVYHGPGTINEKLGEYSFRLSANSFFQTNTLQAERLYETVRTLANLTSRDVVYDLYCGTGTIAIYLSQHVDRVVGIELVASSIADAMRNAEVNRVGNCFFLQGDLKDRLTTDRAWIGEHPRPTVIVTDPPRSGMHPKVVEQIVKSSPERVVYVSCNPSTQARDAKLLAGSGYVLKEIQPVDMFPHTDHVEAVGLFVKK encoded by the coding sequence ATGATGCAAAAAGGAGACGAAGTAACACTCAATATCGACAACCTCTCCGGAGACGGGAAAACTGTGGCCCGCCTCGACGGAATGGTGTATTTTGTCGATAGAGCGGTCCCGGGCGATATTGTCCGGGCGCGAGTCTGGAAAGTCAAGAAGAACTTTGCGGATGCCCGGGCTGTCGAGGTCCTCACGCCCTCTCCCTTCCGTACGGCGCCGAAATGCAAACACTTTGGAGTGTGCGGCGGCTGCAAGTGGCAGGATCTTGCCTATGAGGCTCAACTGCGGTTCAAACACAAGCTTGTCGTCGATGCCTTTGAGCGGATCGGCGGGTTTGTGGATCCCGTTGTTCATCCTGTCCTCGGTTGCGAGGATCCCTATTTTTACCGCAACAAGATGGAGTTCACGTTCTCGAATTACCGGTGGCTGACCGACGAAGAGGTCCACCGGAAGGAACCAGCAGAGCCCGCGGTCGCTCTCGGGTTGCACGTGCCCGAGCGGTATGACAAAGTAGTCAACCTCGAAGAATGCTGGCTCCAATCGGAACTGAGCGCGGCGATCGTGAATACCATCCGTGAAGTTTGCAAGGTCTGGAACCTCTCGGTTTACTCGACCGAAACCCAGGAAGGATACATGCGACACCTCGTGATCCGGGAGGGGAAGAGGACCGGCGACGTGATGGTCAATCTTGTGACGAGCGCCGACTGGCCGGAAGGGATGGCGAAGTTGAGCGGCCTCCTCTGCAAGCAGTTCCCGCAGATCACCACAATCGTCAATAATATCACGACGCGGAGATCGATGGTCGCCCGTGGTGAGGTGGAGAAGGTCTATCATGGTCCGGGTACGATCAACGAGAAGCTGGGAGAGTACTCATTCCGCCTTTCGGCAAATTCCTTTTTTCAGACGAACACGCTCCAGGCGGAACGGCTTTACGAAACGGTCCGCACCCTCGCGAATCTCACTTCCAGGGACGTTGTCTACGATCTCTATTGCGGAACAGGCACCATTGCGATTTATCTCTCACAACATGTCGACCGGGTTGTCGGGATCGAGCTCGTGGCGAGTTCCATCGCCGATGCCATGCGGAATGCGGAGGTGAATCGTGTGGGAAATTGCTTTTTCCTGCAGGGCGACCTGAAGGATCGGTTAACCACGGACCGCGCGTGGATCGGTGAACATCCCCGCCCGACAGTCATCGTCACCGACCCGCCGAGAAGCGGCATGCATCCGAAAGTCGTGGAGCAGATCGTTAAGAGTTCGCCGGAACGGGTCGTCTACGTGAGCTGTAATCCTTCTACTCAGGCGCGCGATGCGAAATTGCTGGCCGGGTCAGGGTATGTGCTGAAAGAGATCCAGCCTGTCGACATGTTTCCGCATACCGACCATGTCGAGGCGGTGGGTCTCTTCGTTAAGAAGTGA
- the ubiE gene encoding bifunctional demethylmenaquinone methyltransferase/2-methoxy-6-polyprenyl-1,4-benzoquinol methylase UbiE gives MNENANSHPQDPRRIKEMFDAIAPTYDRLNRMLSFGLDIRWRRKAVSFLAEKKGGKILDIAAGSGDVSLEVLAIRPARVVATDFAPAMLRVFEQKLNNRADGGIVDLVICDALRLPFREGSFDGTIVAFGIRNFADREAGLREMLRVLVPGGISVILELSRPDGAVMRGLYNLYSSIGIPLFGRIVSKHESAYRYLPESIRHFPERGDFLSSMAKAGFASPAAHPLTFGGATIYVGRKPEVTS, from the coding sequence ATGAATGAGAATGCCAACAGCCATCCGCAGGATCCACGCCGCATCAAGGAGATGTTCGATGCGATCGCGCCAACCTACGATCGCCTGAACCGAATGTTGAGCTTCGGACTGGACATTCGCTGGCGGCGGAAGGCCGTTTCGTTCCTCGCGGAAAAGAAGGGTGGGAAGATTCTCGACATCGCCGCAGGAAGCGGAGATGTTTCGCTCGAGGTCCTGGCCATCAGGCCGGCCCGCGTCGTTGCCACGGACTTCGCTCCCGCGATGCTTCGAGTGTTCGAACAGAAACTTAACAACCGCGCGGATGGGGGGATTGTGGATCTCGTCATCTGCGACGCTCTTCGGCTTCCTTTTCGCGAAGGGTCGTTCGACGGAACAATTGTGGCGTTCGGCATCCGGAACTTCGCCGATCGCGAGGCCGGATTGCGGGAAATGCTGAGGGTCCTCGTTCCCGGAGGAATCTCCGTTATTCTCGAGCTTTCGAGACCCGATGGGGCTGTCATGAGAGGCTTGTACAACCTCTACTCCTCGATCGGAATTCCATTGTTCGGCAGGATCGTTTCAAAGCACGAGAGTGCGTACCGGTACCTCCCGGAGTCGATACGACATTTTCCCGAGCGGGGCGATTTTCTTTCCTCAATGGCGAAGGCGGGATTTGCTTCCCCGGCGGCGCACCCGCTGACCTTCGGGGGCGCAACGATTTACGTCGGAAGAAAGCCGGAAGTCACTTCTTAA
- a CDS encoding DUF5916 domain-containing protein: MTRYPLLLGLACLVPIGLLQAESPTKTIAAHRVASGPRVDGILGDEQWRGVSPDTSFEQFDPEEGAAPTERTSVRLVYDDHALYAGIVCYDSSPDGIVEQLTRRDRTGQADRFSVIIDSYHDHTTAFLFSGTISGVQTDGILSEDGRVYDTEWDAVWEFDAKITREGWSAEFRIPFSAIRFAPRDSGYVWGINFRRYIARKRETDEWVMLPRKETPVGVISSVSKMGHVYGIDHVRPPLHLELLPYADMKESFLSQPDPFPLRKEFKASAGLDLKYGVTNNVTLDLALNPDFGQVEVDAAVLNLTVFETFYPEKRPFFLEGSQIFSFGNTFDSQSMRLFYSRRIGKNPLPSESPPPGYYFLETPPVTTILGAAKITGKTDDGLSFGLLSAATDREEGVAEDALGHRTSPLLFEPRASYDVFRLKKDFAGNSYVGMMATGAFKEENSPVLAGGVDWNLRVGDAGYALDGFLAGSQAISPLAYPVVDRVTGGSGKVGLGKIQDEHLLVLSLYDFTTRNFWINDIGFYSQPREHGGITQITYKDEQPAAPLLRYYLNADVQYRWNWDAVNTVSIFETEPIFQMRNFWSLDIDLIHDFPAFDDENRGINGTYHRSEGNRISVKLDSDVRQVVVATLIGQYQHTARGMSSGSAIAQLTVRPSSWMELDPSVALTRTRNEETWVRDVSTGGPHLLPHGENLFADRDIDQYDFSLRGTITFTRSMSVQFFTQVLLAKGAYEHFKRLAGPDQLPDFDFFNSIYFQGFNFNEKVLNANVVFRWEYLPGSTLYFVWTQARFGENGVFERNLSDNFSDTFRLPMDNVLLLKMNYWWSL; this comes from the coding sequence TTGACGAGATATCCCTTACTGCTCGGCCTGGCATGTCTCGTTCCCATTGGCCTTCTTCAGGCAGAATCACCCACCAAAACGATCGCAGCGCACCGCGTCGCGTCCGGGCCGAGGGTCGACGGTATTCTGGGTGACGAGCAATGGCGAGGAGTCTCTCCCGACACGTCGTTCGAGCAGTTTGATCCCGAAGAGGGAGCGGCGCCGACGGAGAGAACCTCTGTCCGGCTTGTCTATGACGATCATGCGCTCTATGCGGGCATCGTTTGCTATGACTCATCTCCGGACGGCATTGTCGAGCAATTGACGCGGAGGGACCGGACCGGCCAGGCCGACCGGTTTTCCGTGATCATCGATTCCTACCACGACCACACGACCGCGTTCCTCTTCAGCGGAACGATTTCCGGCGTCCAGACCGACGGCATTCTTTCGGAGGACGGACGCGTCTATGACACGGAATGGGATGCCGTGTGGGAATTCGACGCAAAAATAACCAGGGAGGGCTGGTCGGCCGAATTCAGAATCCCCTTCAGCGCGATCCGCTTCGCTCCCCGGGACTCCGGATATGTCTGGGGAATCAATTTTCGCCGCTACATCGCCCGAAAACGTGAGACGGACGAGTGGGTGATGCTTCCCCGGAAAGAAACCCCGGTGGGTGTTATCTCCTCCGTCTCCAAAATGGGGCACGTCTACGGAATAGACCACGTTCGCCCTCCGCTTCATCTCGAACTCCTGCCGTACGCCGATATGAAGGAGAGTTTTCTCTCCCAGCCCGATCCGTTTCCTCTCCGGAAGGAGTTCAAGGCCTCCGCGGGACTCGATCTGAAGTATGGCGTGACGAACAACGTGACGCTCGATCTGGCCCTCAACCCCGATTTCGGCCAGGTGGAAGTCGACGCGGCTGTCCTCAATCTCACCGTTTTTGAGACCTTCTATCCCGAGAAGCGCCCCTTTTTTTTGGAGGGCTCGCAGATATTCTCCTTCGGCAATACGTTCGACAGCCAGTCGATGCGCCTCTTTTATTCGAGAAGGATCGGCAAGAACCCGCTCCCGTCGGAATCGCCCCCGCCCGGATATTACTTTCTGGAAACTCCGCCCGTGACGACGATTCTCGGCGCGGCCAAGATAACAGGGAAGACGGATGACGGACTTTCCTTCGGATTGCTCTCGGCCGCGACGGATCGAGAGGAGGGGGTTGCGGAGGATGCGCTCGGTCACCGGACTTCGCCCTTATTGTTTGAACCGAGGGCGAGTTACGACGTGTTTCGTCTCAAGAAGGATTTCGCCGGGAACTCGTATGTGGGAATGATGGCGACAGGAGCGTTCAAGGAGGAGAATTCCCCGGTCCTTGCGGGCGGCGTCGACTGGAACCTGCGCGTGGGCGATGCGGGTTATGCGCTCGACGGTTTTCTCGCGGGCTCCCAGGCGATCTCTCCGCTCGCCTATCCGGTGGTGGACCGGGTCACCGGAGGGTCGGGAAAGGTGGGCCTCGGAAAAATCCAGGACGAGCACCTCCTCGTTCTTTCCCTGTATGATTTCACGACGAGAAATTTCTGGATCAACGACATCGGCTTTTACAGCCAGCCCCGCGAGCATGGAGGGATCACTCAGATCACCTATAAGGATGAGCAGCCGGCGGCACCCCTCTTACGGTACTATCTGAACGCCGACGTGCAATACCGTTGGAACTGGGACGCGGTCAACACGGTCAGCATCTTTGAGACGGAACCGATTTTTCAGATGAGGAACTTCTGGTCGCTGGATATCGATCTGATCCACGACTTCCCCGCGTTCGACGACGAGAACCGGGGAATCAATGGAACGTACCATCGTTCCGAGGGAAACAGGATCTCGGTTAAGCTCGATTCCGATGTACGGCAGGTTGTGGTCGCCACCCTCATCGGGCAGTACCAGCATACGGCCCGGGGTATGAGTTCGGGTTCGGCGATAGCCCAGCTCACCGTTCGTCCGAGCAGCTGGATGGAACTCGACCCGTCGGTGGCCCTTACGCGAACAAGGAATGAAGAGACCTGGGTGAGGGATGTCTCAACGGGCGGACCGCATCTTCTTCCGCATGGGGAGAATCTCTTCGCCGACCGTGACATCGATCAGTATGATTTCTCATTGCGGGGAACGATCACCTTCACGCGGAGCATGAGCGTCCAGTTCTTCACACAAGTCCTGCTGGCAAAAGGGGCATACGAGCATTTCAAGCGGTTGGCGGGACCGGACCAGCTTCCGGACTTTGACTTTTTCAACAGCATCTACTTCCAGGGTTTTAATTTCAATGAGAAGGTGTTGAATGCGAACGTCGTCTTCCGTTGGGAGTACCTTCCGGGAAGCACGCTCTATTTTGTCTGGACGCAGGCGCGATTCGGCGAGAATGGGGTTTTTGAAAGGAATCTTTCGGATAATTTCTCCGACACGTTCCGGCTGCCGATGGATAATGTTCTCCTGCTCAAAATGAACTACTGGTGGAGCCTTTGA
- a CDS encoding sigma-70 family RNA polymerase sigma factor: MPAEDERRLILDAQKGSREAFRLLVERHMKQAYNIAYGVIADHDEAEDIAQESFVRVHRSIRSFRGDSGFGTWLYRIVMNMSINRLRQKKVRERREVHLESGFHERSGANRPAGIILGNGQPDTGLPGSSEPDFHAHLERALHKLPTLQRAVVILRHMNGMSTKQVGAILNCSEGTVKTHLHRGLRKMRTMLDFLKVEGLE, translated from the coding sequence ATGCCCGCCGAAGACGAGCGGCGACTGATTCTCGATGCGCAGAAAGGAAGCCGCGAGGCCTTTCGTCTTCTCGTCGAGCGCCACATGAAGCAGGCGTACAACATCGCCTATGGAGTCATCGCCGATCACGATGAAGCGGAAGATATTGCCCAGGAATCGTTTGTTCGCGTGCATCGATCCATCCGCTCGTTTCGCGGAGATTCGGGATTTGGGACCTGGCTCTACCGGATTGTGATGAACATGTCGATCAATCGACTGCGACAGAAAAAAGTGAGAGAACGGAGAGAGGTACATCTTGAAAGCGGATTTCATGAACGATCGGGCGCAAATCGCCCCGCGGGAATCATCCTTGGGAACGGCCAACCGGACACCGGGCTGCCGGGTTCTTCGGAACCGGACTTCCACGCGCATCTCGAGCGTGCCCTTCACAAGCTCCCGACCCTCCAGAGGGCGGTCGTGATCCTGAGGCATATGAACGGAATGTCGACGAAACAGGTTGGCGCGATCCTCAATTGCTCCGAGGGAACGGTGAAAACACATCTCCACCGGGGTCTGCGAAAGATGAGAACGATGCTGGATTTTCTGAAGGTTGAGGGGTTGGAATGA